One genomic region from uncultured Fusobacterium sp. encodes:
- a CDS encoding MBL fold metallo-hydrolase, with the protein MEIITLIENNLGKNQNLKNEFGLSFFIKDNDIELIFDTGQTGLFFHNFKELNIVTNDIKHIVLSHSHYDHTGGLKTFIENSNKDFTLYITPKFFQEKYRIKPEIKEFLGNNFDLEYLEKNNINIKYIFNGFKISKNIVFFTDFKSYFDFEPPAEYYFRKIKDSFILDHMNDELVIGLDTPKGMVLICGCSHIGICNIIESITNETGKNIYGVIGGLHLSRASDERIEKTAQYFMKKNIKFLAVSHCTGEKALNYFKNLDINLISNNTGDKIIF; encoded by the coding sequence ATGGAAATTATAACTTTAATTGAAAATAATCTTGGAAAAAATCAAAATTTAAAAAATGAATTTGGACTATCTTTTTTTATCAAAGATAACGATATTGAACTTATCTTTGATACTGGACAAACAGGGCTATTTTTTCATAATTTTAAAGAGTTAAATATTGTTACTAATGATATAAAACATATTGTTTTAAGTCATAGTCATTATGATCATACTGGTGGTTTAAAAACTTTTATTGAAAACTCCAATAAAGATTTTACTCTATATATTACACCAAAATTTTTTCAGGAAAAATATAGAATAAAACCTGAAATAAAAGAGTTTTTAGGGAATAATTTTGATTTAGAGTATTTAGAAAAAAACAATATAAATATTAAATATATTTTTAATGGTTTTAAAATTTCAAAAAATATAGTTTTTTTCACAGATTTTAAAAGTTATTTTGATTTTGAACCACCTGCTGAATATTACTTTAGAAAAATTAAAGATTCTTTTATTTTAGATCATATGAATGATGAATTAGTTATAGGTTTAGATACTCCAAAAGGAATGGTTTTAATTTGTGGTTGCTCTCATATAGGAATTTGTAATATTATTGAGAGTATAACTAACGAAACTGGAAAAAATATCTATGGGGTTATTGGAGGATTACATCTTTCAAGAGCTAGTGATGAAAGAATTGAAAAAACTGCACAATATTTTATGAAAAAAAATATTAAGTTTTTAGCTGTTTCCCATTGTACTGGAGAAAAAGCTCTGAACTATTTTAAAAATTTAGATATTAATTTAATATCTAACAATACTGGAGATAAAATTATATTTTGA
- a CDS encoding L-fuculose-phosphate aldolase, which yields MLMREVRDEIIKYGKKLVTSNLTKGTGGNISVFDRETGYMAITPSGIDFFEIMPEDIVIMDLDGNVVEGTRNPSSEWEMHLLQYKTRTDLDAVIHAHTTYATVLACLRQSLPATHYMIAVAGKDVRCAEYATYGSHELAVNATEAMKDRKAVILANHGILAGANDLLNAFNIIEEIEYCSQIYYMAKSIGEPIVLPDEEMALMAEKFKTYGQRKAKD from the coding sequence ATGTTAATGAGAGAAGTTCGTGATGAAATTATAAAATATGGAAAAAAATTAGTAACTAGCAATCTAACAAAAGGAACTGGAGGAAATATCAGTGTTTTTGATAGAGAAACTGGATATATGGCAATAACTCCATCAGGAATAGATTTCTTTGAAATTATGCCTGAAGATATAGTAATAATGGATTTAGATGGAAATGTAGTAGAAGGAACTAGAAATCCTTCAAGTGAATGGGAAATGCACCTTCTTCAATATAAAACAAGAACAGACTTAGATGCAGTTATCCATGCTCATACAACATATGCAACAGTTCTAGCTTGTCTTCGTCAATCTTTACCTGCTACTCACTATATGATAGCAGTTGCTGGAAAAGATGTTAGATGTGCTGAATATGCAACTTATGGATCTCATGAATTAGCAGTAAATGCAACTGAAGCAATGAAAGATAGAAAAGCTGTTATATTAGCTAACCACGGAATACTTGCAGGAGCAAACGATCTATTAAATGCTTTCAATATAATTGAAGAGATTGAATATTGTTCACAAATATATTATATGGCAAAAAGCATAGGAGAACCAATTGTTCTTCCAGATGAAGAAATGGCTTTAATGGCTGAAAAATTTAAAACTTATGGACAAAGAAAAGCTAAAGATTAG